The following proteins come from a genomic window of Corynebacterium crudilactis:
- a CDS encoding carbonic anhydrase: protein MPLRNIERTPSSVWNAMVAGNERFMNFNEDRPNQDAPRRRALRTKQKPAAVVISCSDSRVPVELIFDVGLGDLFVVRTAGEILDQAVFASIEYAIEAIGVPLVIVMGHESCGAVAATAAALDGGEIPGGYQRVLIEKVAPSILEAKAEGLSTIKDFEEHHVVATVNQILTRSPEIKNKVDSGEVGIIGLRYRLSDGRTEPVISKNV from the coding sequence ATGCCTTTGCGGAATATTGAGAGAACACCGTCCAGCGTATGGAATGCCATGGTCGCGGGTAATGAGCGATTTATGAATTTCAACGAAGATCGTCCAAATCAGGATGCTCCTCGACGTCGCGCACTACGTACCAAACAAAAGCCCGCTGCAGTTGTCATTTCCTGCTCGGATTCCCGCGTCCCCGTGGAACTAATTTTCGATGTCGGCCTCGGTGACCTCTTCGTTGTTCGTACCGCCGGCGAAATTCTTGACCAGGCAGTTTTTGCATCAATTGAATACGCCATCGAAGCCATTGGCGTGCCACTTGTTATCGTCATGGGCCATGAATCCTGTGGTGCAGTAGCCGCCACCGCCGCAGCTCTGGATGGTGGCGAAATTCCTGGTGGTTACCAGCGCGTATTGATCGAAAAGGTCGCGCCTTCCATCTTGGAAGCAAAAGCCGAAGGTCTGAGCACCATCAAAGACTTCGAAGAACACCATGTGGTTGCAACGGTGAACCAAATTCTGACTCGTTCCCCAGAAATCAAGAATAAAGTGGACTCAGGCGAGGTCGGAATCATCGGTTTGCGTTATCGACTCTCTGATGGACGCACCGAACCTGTGATTTCCAAGAACGTTTAA